The Bacillaceae bacterium IKA-2 DNA window CACCTGACTTGCAGTTGGAGAAATATCAACAAAGATTTTGTGAGCATAGACACTGTCAGTACTAATACCAAAAATTTCAGCATTTAATTGTTTTATTTGAGGATAATGAGCAGCAACTGCTGCTAACTCAGTTGGTCAAACAAAAGTGAAATCACTAGCATAAAAAAATAAAATCCTCCATTTCCCATGATAATCTTCACTATTTAAAGTTTTGATTTCCCCATTCACATAGGCTTCAGCAGAAAAAGCAGGAGCTGAATCATCTCTGCTTGCACAAAATGGTAACGGATAATGGGTGATTTGTTCGGTATTTAATTTCATTTGTTTTGTATGTTCTTCCATCCTAATCTAATCATCCTCTCTTATAATCTTTTTAGAAATATAATAAAGCATATTGACCTGTATGCTAGGTTATACTAATCAACATTAGTTTATAATCCATGAAACCATCCTTGATTAGATTGCTTAGGTTACCTATAAACCTCTCCCCTAGTCAATATATGGTATGTCGTTACCGAGAAATTGGTATATAGGTTTTTACCCAAATTTAGCAAATTGCGATTGGTTAAATTTAAATTTTTTGATAGTCCCTTATCCCTATTTTGTGTAAATATGCTAAATTGTCACTTAAAAATTTAGCAAACGCATGCAACTCCTCTATATTAATAAAACAAGAACTACTGATTGAATAATAATTCCTTTAAAGGGAAAATTATAATTATAATCAATTTTTCGGAGGTAATGACTATGTTAACCAATCACAAAATAGAATTAACATCGGCAGAAATTGGAAGTATTTGGACAAATTATATGAGTGATACTTCGGCAATTTGCACAATTGGAAGCTTCTTGGACCATGTTGAGGATACAGAAATTCGTGCCGTCTTAAAAATTGCAGAACGGCTATCTAAATCACACGTTCAAAAACTAGAATCATTTTTCAACGAAGAACAACATCCTATTCCACATGGATTTACAGTAAAAAACGATATTAATAAAGAAGCACCGCGTTTATATACAGATGATTTTTTCCTTTTCTACATACAAAATTTAGGTAAAATGGGTATGGAATTTTATACAATGAGTTTATCTAGTTCAGCTCGTTTGGATACGTGTGAGTACTTTACTGAATGTATAAATGAATCGGCAAGACTGTTTAATAAAGCCACAGAAGCGATGTTAAAAAAAGGGACTTTTATACGTGCTCCCTTTATCCCGGCCGCCAAAAATGTTGAGTATGTCCAAAAGCAAAGTTATTTAGCAGGATGGTTCGGTCAGCACAGACCTCTAAATGCGATTGAAATGTCGCAAATTTATGATAATCTAATAAAAAATCAGCTAGGCCGAACGTTGCTACTGGGTTTTTGTCAAGTCGCGACCTCCCAAAAAGTGCGTGATTATATGATAAGGGGGAGAGATATTGCTGATAAGCATGTTGAAGTTTTTGGTTCATTGTTAAGTAAGGAATTCCTTCCTTC harbors:
- a CDS encoding peroxiredoxin — its product is MKLNTEQITHYPLPFCASRDDSAPAFSAEAYVNGEIKTLNSEDYHGKWRILFFYASDFTFVUPTELAAVAAHYPQIKQLNAEIFGISTDSVYAHKIFVDISPTASQVKFPLISDRNHQISRAYRVFDEDSGVAYRATVIVDPEGVIVSKLIYPREVGRNTYEIMRLLQGIQYGRQTNLGVPANWVPGMPGIERRNEDIGKI
- a CDS encoding DUF3231 family protein yields the protein MLTNHKIELTSAEIGSIWTNYMSDTSAICTIGSFLDHVEDTEIRAVLKIAERLSKSHVQKLESFFNEEQHPIPHGFTVKNDINKEAPRLYTDDFFLFYIQNLGKMGMEFYTMSLSSSARLDTCEYFTECINESARLFNKATEAMLKKGTFIRAPFIPAAKNVEYVQKQSYLAGWFGQHRPLNAIEMSQIYDNLIKNQLGRTLLLGFCQVATSQKVRDYMIRGRDIADKHVEVFGSLLSKEFLPSASSWDTLVYDTLKVAH